The Streptomyces sp. NBC_00162 genome window below encodes:
- a CDS encoding SDR family NAD(P)-dependent oxidoreductase, translating to MACAYPGAPDLAGYWARILEGADAVTEVPAERWDPELYYDPDPARAGERTPSRWGGFLGPVPFDALAHGIPPASLCGIEPVQLLALEISARALGDAGYGKGREFDRTRTSVVFGAEAGTELAGAYGLRALHPAYLGDLPPELDGQLPRLTEDSFPGILANVIAGRVANRLDLGGANCTVDAACASSLAALDLACRQLRDLDSDMVICGGADVHNGINDYLMFASVRALSPGGRCRPFDAAADGIALGEGVGALVLKRLADAERDGDRVYAVIKAVGASSDGRSLGLTAPRPEGQRRALERAYARAGVSPGEVGLVEAHGTGTVVGDSTELAVLSELFTAHGATPGSCALGSVKSQLGHTKCAAGLAGLIKAARAVHAGVRPPTLHIDAPNPAWRAETSPFTFDAEARPWAVPPERRIAGVSAFGFGGTNYHAVLAGYAGAEEPRHGLEEWPAELFCFRGEDRRAAGRAMARLAARLEENDAAGRPWALRDLAAEAAATGSGPVHVAVVAAGPEELAARLEQARAFTAGAGVHVREESADPGRVAFLFPGQGSQRPGMLGELFMAFPALRGLLDAAPAPVVSAVFPPAAFSAEGRAAQRAAVTDTRVAQPALGLTGAAAHRLLDGLGVRPDCVAGHSYGELTALWAAGAYDTQSLLRLSARRAEAIVAAAGSDPGSMAAVSAAPEEVREIAERAGCVVANHNAPRQCVISGPTAAVSAAVAALREAGLSAEPLPVACAFHSEVVAGAATALAGELARTAVSGPGIPVWSNTTAAPYPASAEEVRRLAARQVAEPVRFVEQVEAMYAAGVRTFVEAGPGRVLSGLTARILRERPHTVVPLDVPGEHGLVRLVTALAELAVAGVPVAPEALFRGRTSALPDRAPRRPGWLVDGHLVRTADGAPVAGGLRPASRVTVPPPVAPAADRREEAVLEYLRGARELVEAQRDVLLGYLATERPAPARPVAAGGPAPGLAAPAPATAPAPAVGGPAPAPAGASAARAIRSPEDVMEAVLEIVHTRTGYPRDMLDPGLDLEADLSIDSIKRVEIIGALADRIGLPQDPGGSAESAVEELSRIKTLRGIVDWVTSHTGTPEPEAEAEPVAEPVAEEAPEEAPVPVARLRVDTVPVPAAAGDPEALRGLRIGVVEDGQGLAPALRTALRTSGAEAHPLTEPGPGFDGIVDLTALRTGAEPVLPQVFPALRRALTGGTPRLLLVTAPGTPGAGLHGFARSTALEFPGTLIRAVDVHPKEAAEQVAAQLLAELSCDAADGPASVGYTAEGTRVTRRPVPAPLAPAGDAPPLGPGSVVLLTGGARGITARTALALARATGCHVELLGRTPEPPAEPDEFGQATDRVALRAALIATGLRTPAEIEAAASRILAEREVRATLAALATAAASVRYHAADVTDERAVRAVVADVRARHGRLDGIVHGAGVLRDGLLRDKQPADFTEVFTTKVAGARHLAAAAAEHGSGPAPRFLALFGSVAGVYGNRGQSDYGAANDALDGLAHTWAETFPGRVLSVDWGPWAAEAGGMVTPELERAYARRGIPLIAPDAGTAAFLDELAHGSDVQVVLMAEGATAMSEQRRGPRPTDAAIVGMGAVFPGAADLAAYRRNLLAGTDSIGDVPPGRWDPEVYYDPAGASGPAAGDRFYCRRGGFVDGLAAFDPTRFGIMPAAVEGAEPDQMLALHATAEAIADAGGEDRLPADRSRIGVVLGRGGFMGVATARLDQRVRTAHQLAQTLREIAPELGERRIAQVRSAFQEAMGPERPDASIGLVPSFTAARTANRLDFRGPAYTLDAACASSLLAVDQAVGLLAGGRCDAVVAGAVHHCHIATLWSVFTQLRALSPSERIRPFDRRADGTLLSEGTGVVLLKRLADAERDGDRVYAVIRGTGVAGDGRAASLMSPLVAGQVRALERAWREAGLDPRAPGALGLLEAHGTGTPVGDAAELDTLAQVFGPPMDGGSGIGFGSVKSMLGHTMQASGMAGLIKAALAVHEGCCRRRCTWRSRTRIWSGRGCGR from the coding sequence ATGGCCTGCGCCTACCCGGGCGCCCCCGACCTCGCCGGGTACTGGGCGCGGATCCTGGAAGGCGCTGACGCGGTGACCGAGGTGCCGGCCGAGCGCTGGGACCCGGAGCTCTACTACGACCCCGACCCGGCCCGGGCCGGTGAGCGCACCCCCTCCCGCTGGGGCGGCTTCCTCGGCCCGGTGCCGTTCGACGCCCTCGCCCACGGCATCCCGCCCGCCTCCCTGTGCGGGATCGAACCGGTCCAGCTGCTGGCCCTGGAGATCTCGGCGCGGGCCCTCGGCGACGCCGGATACGGCAAGGGCCGGGAGTTCGACCGGACCCGGACCTCCGTCGTCTTCGGCGCGGAGGCCGGTACCGAACTGGCGGGCGCCTACGGGCTGCGCGCCCTGCACCCCGCCTATCTGGGCGACCTGCCGCCCGAGCTGGACGGGCAGCTGCCGCGGCTCACCGAGGACTCCTTCCCCGGGATCCTCGCCAACGTGATCGCGGGCCGGGTCGCCAACCGCCTCGACCTCGGTGGCGCGAACTGCACGGTCGACGCCGCCTGCGCCTCCTCGCTCGCCGCCCTGGACCTGGCCTGCCGCCAACTGCGCGACCTGGACAGCGACATGGTTATCTGCGGCGGCGCGGACGTGCACAACGGCATCAACGATTACCTGATGTTCGCCTCCGTCCGGGCCCTGTCGCCCGGCGGCCGCTGCCGCCCCTTCGACGCGGCGGCCGACGGGATCGCGCTCGGCGAGGGCGTGGGCGCGCTGGTGCTCAAGCGGCTCGCGGACGCGGAGCGGGACGGCGACCGGGTGTACGCCGTGATCAAGGCGGTCGGCGCCTCCAGCGACGGCCGGTCCCTCGGCCTGACCGCGCCCCGGCCGGAAGGGCAGCGGCGGGCACTGGAACGGGCCTACGCCCGGGCGGGCGTCTCCCCCGGCGAGGTGGGACTGGTCGAGGCGCACGGCACCGGCACGGTGGTCGGCGACAGCACCGAACTGGCGGTGCTGAGCGAGCTGTTCACCGCGCACGGGGCCACCCCGGGCTCGTGCGCGCTGGGCTCGGTGAAATCGCAGCTCGGGCACACCAAATGCGCGGCCGGGCTGGCCGGGCTGATCAAGGCCGCCCGGGCGGTCCACGCGGGCGTGCGGCCGCCGACCCTGCACATCGACGCGCCGAACCCGGCCTGGCGGGCGGAGACCAGCCCCTTCACCTTCGACGCCGAGGCGCGGCCCTGGGCGGTGCCCCCGGAGCGGCGGATCGCCGGGGTGAGCGCCTTCGGCTTCGGCGGTACCAACTACCACGCGGTGCTGGCCGGTTACGCGGGCGCCGAGGAGCCGCGCCACGGCCTGGAGGAGTGGCCGGCCGAGCTGTTCTGCTTCCGCGGCGAGGACCGGCGGGCGGCGGGCCGGGCGATGGCGCGGCTCGCGGCCCGGCTCGAGGAGAACGACGCGGCAGGGCGGCCGTGGGCCCTGCGCGACCTCGCGGCGGAGGCGGCGGCCACCGGCTCCGGCCCGGTGCACGTCGCGGTCGTCGCCGCCGGCCCGGAGGAGCTGGCGGCCCGGCTGGAGCAGGCCCGGGCGTTCACCGCGGGCGCGGGGGTCCACGTACGGGAGGAGTCGGCCGATCCGGGCCGGGTGGCGTTCCTGTTCCCCGGGCAGGGCAGCCAACGTCCAGGAATGCTCGGCGAGTTGTTCATGGCCTTCCCCGCGCTGCGCGGGCTCCTGGACGCGGCGCCTGCTCCGGTGGTCTCGGCGGTGTTCCCGCCGGCCGCGTTCAGCGCCGAGGGGCGGGCGGCGCAGCGGGCGGCGGTCACCGACACCCGGGTGGCCCAGCCGGCCCTCGGGCTGACGGGGGCGGCGGCGCACCGGCTGCTCGACGGCCTCGGCGTCCGGCCGGACTGCGTGGCCGGGCATTCGTACGGGGAGCTCACCGCACTCTGGGCGGCGGGGGCCTACGACACGCAGAGCCTGCTGCGGCTGAGCGCACGCCGGGCCGAGGCGATCGTGGCCGCCGCCGGGAGCGATCCGGGGTCGATGGCGGCGGTGTCGGCCGCGCCGGAGGAGGTACGGGAGATCGCCGAGCGGGCCGGGTGCGTGGTGGCGAACCACAACGCACCCCGGCAGTGCGTGATCTCGGGGCCGACGGCGGCCGTGTCGGCGGCGGTGGCAGCACTGCGCGAGGCGGGCCTGTCGGCCGAACCCCTGCCCGTGGCCTGCGCGTTCCACAGCGAGGTGGTGGCGGGAGCGGCGACCGCCCTCGCCGGGGAGCTGGCACGGACGGCGGTGTCCGGGCCGGGCATCCCCGTCTGGTCGAACACGACGGCCGCCCCGTATCCGGCCTCCGCCGAAGAGGTACGACGCCTTGCCGCACGCCAGGTCGCGGAGCCGGTCCGGTTCGTGGAGCAGGTGGAGGCGATGTACGCGGCCGGTGTCCGCACCTTCGTGGAGGCGGGGCCCGGCCGGGTCCTGTCCGGTCTGACGGCCCGGATCCTGCGCGAGCGGCCGCACACGGTGGTTCCGCTGGACGTGCCGGGCGAGCACGGCCTGGTCCGGCTGGTCACGGCGTTGGCGGAACTGGCGGTGGCGGGCGTGCCGGTGGCGCCGGAGGCGCTGTTCCGCGGCCGGACCTCCGCCCTGCCCGACCGCGCACCGCGTCGGCCGGGCTGGCTGGTGGACGGCCACCTGGTGCGCACCGCCGACGGCGCACCGGTGGCCGGGGGCCTGCGGCCCGCCAGCCGGGTGACCGTGCCTCCGCCGGTGGCGCCCGCTGCCGACCGGCGCGAGGAGGCGGTCCTGGAGTACCTGCGCGGCGCCCGTGAACTGGTCGAGGCACAGCGGGACGTCCTGCTGGGCTACCTGGCCACCGAGAGGCCCGCGCCCGCGCGGCCCGTGGCAGCCGGCGGGCCCGCCCCCGGCCTCGCGGCCCCGGCACCCGCAACCGCACCTGCGCCGGCGGTCGGCGGTCCGGCTCCGGCTCCGGCGGGCGCGTCCGCCGCCCGGGCGATCCGGTCCCCGGAGGACGTCATGGAGGCGGTCCTGGAGATCGTCCACACCCGGACCGGATACCCCAGGGACATGCTCGACCCCGGGCTGGACCTGGAGGCGGACCTGTCCATCGACTCCATCAAGCGGGTCGAGATCATCGGCGCCCTGGCCGACCGGATCGGGCTGCCCCAGGACCCGGGCGGGTCCGCCGAGTCCGCGGTCGAGGAGCTGTCCCGGATCAAGACCCTGCGCGGGATCGTGGACTGGGTCACCTCCCACACCGGCACGCCGGAACCGGAGGCGGAGGCGGAACCCGTGGCGGAACCGGTGGCTGAGGAAGCACCGGAAGAGGCTCCGGTACCGGTCGCCCGGCTACGGGTGGACACCGTCCCCGTACCGGCGGCCGCCGGGGACCCGGAGGCCCTTCGCGGCCTGCGGATCGGGGTGGTCGAGGACGGACAGGGGCTCGCCCCCGCGCTCCGCACGGCCTTGCGGACGTCCGGGGCCGAGGCCCACCCGCTCACCGAACCTGGGCCGGGGTTCGACGGGATCGTCGACCTGACCGCCCTGCGGACCGGCGCCGAGCCCGTCCTCCCCCAGGTCTTCCCCGCGCTGCGGCGCGCCCTGACCGGCGGGACGCCCCGGCTGCTGCTCGTCACCGCGCCCGGCACACCCGGAGCCGGTCTGCACGGCTTCGCGCGCAGCACGGCCCTCGAATTCCCCGGCACCCTGATCCGCGCCGTGGACGTCCACCCCAAGGAGGCCGCCGAGCAGGTCGCCGCACAGCTCCTCGCCGAGCTGAGCTGCGACGCGGCCGACGGACCCGCCTCGGTCGGCTACACGGCCGAGGGAACGCGCGTCACCCGCCGCCCGGTGCCCGCTCCGCTCGCCCCGGCCGGGGACGCGCCGCCGCTCGGCCCCGGCTCGGTGGTCCTGCTCACGGGCGGGGCCCGCGGGATCACCGCCCGGACCGCGCTCGCGCTGGCCCGCGCCACCGGCTGCCACGTGGAACTGCTCGGCCGCACCCCCGAACCCCCCGCCGAGCCGGACGAGTTCGGGCAGGCCACCGACCGGGTGGCACTGCGCGCCGCGCTGATCGCCACGGGGCTGCGTACGCCCGCCGAGATCGAGGCGGCGGCCTCGCGGATCCTCGCCGAACGCGAGGTACGGGCCACGCTGGCGGCCCTGGCCACGGCCGCGGCCTCCGTCCGCTACCACGCTGCGGACGTCACGGACGAGCGGGCCGTACGGGCCGTGGTGGCCGACGTACGCGCCCGGCACGGGAGGCTGGACGGCATCGTGCACGGCGCCGGGGTGCTGCGCGACGGGCTGCTGCGCGACAAGCAACCGGCGGACTTCACCGAGGTGTTCACCACCAAGGTGGCCGGCGCCCGGCACCTGGCCGCGGCGGCCGCCGAGCACGGTTCGGGGCCCGCACCCCGGTTCCTGGCCCTGTTCGGAAGCGTCGCCGGGGTCTACGGAAACCGCGGCCAGAGCGACTACGGGGCGGCCAACGACGCCCTGGACGGGCTGGCGCACACCTGGGCGGAGACCTTCCCGGGCCGGGTGCTGTCCGTGGACTGGGGCCCCTGGGCGGCGGAGGCGGGCGGGATGGTCACACCCGAGCTGGAGCGCGCGTACGCCCGGCGCGGCATCCCGCTGATCGCGCCGGACGCGGGTACCGCCGCGTTCCTGGACGAACTGGCGCACGGGAGCGACGTACAGGTGGTCCTGATGGCGGAGGGGGCCACGGCGATGAGTGAGCAGCGGCGCGGCCCGCGGCCCACCGACGCGGCGATCGTCGGCATGGGGGCGGTGTTCCCCGGGGCCGCCGATCTGGCCGCCTACCGGCGCAATCTCCTCGCCGGCACGGACTCCATCGGCGACGTCCCGCCGGGGCGCTGGGATCCCGAGGTGTACTACGACCCGGCGGGCGCCTCCGGACCGGCGGCGGGCGACCGGTTCTACTGCCGGCGCGGCGGGTTCGTCGACGGCCTCGCCGCCTTCGACCCGACCCGGTTCGGGATCATGCCGGCCGCCGTGGAGGGGGCCGAGCCCGATCAGATGCTGGCGCTGCACGCGACGGCGGAGGCCATCGCGGACGCGGGCGGTGAGGACCGGCTGCCGGCCGACCGTTCCCGGATCGGGGTGGTGCTGGGGCGCGGCGGGTTCATGGGCGTGGCCACCGCCCGGCTGGACCAACGGGTGCGCACGGCACACCAGTTGGCGCAGACCCTGCGCGAGATCGCGCCGGAGCTCGGCGAGCGGCGGATCGCACAGGTGCGCTCCGCCTTCCAGGAGGCGATGGGCCCGGAGCGTCCGGACGCCTCGATCGGCCTGGTGCCGAGCTTCACCGCCGCCCGCACGGCGAACCGGCTGGACTTCCGCGGCCCCGCCTACACCCTGGACGCCGCCTGCGCCTCCTCGCTGCTGGCGGTGGACCAGGCGGTGGGGCTGCTGGCGGGCGGGCGCTGCGACGCGGTGGTCGCGGGGGCCGTGCACCACTGCCACATCGCGACGCTGTGGAGCGTGTTCACGCAGCTTCGGGCGCTGAGCCCGAGCGAGCGGATCCGGCCCTTCGACCGGCGGGCCGACGGCACCCTGCTCTCCGAGGGCACCGGGGTGGTGCTGCTGAAGCGGCTGGCGGACGCGGAGCGGGACGGCGACCGCGTGTACGCGGTGATCCGCGGGACGGGAGTGGCGGGGGACGGCCGGGCGGCGAGCCTGATGAGCCCCCTGGTCGCGGGTCAGGTACGGGCCCTGGAGCGGGCCTGGCGGGAGGCCGGGCTGGATCCGCGGGCCCCGGGCGCGCTCGGCTTGCTGGAGGCGCACGGTACGGGGACGCCGGTGGGGGACGCGGCCGAACTCGACACCCTCGCCCAGGTGTTCGGTCCGCCCATGGACGGCGGAAGCGGGATCGGCTTCGGTTCCGTGAAGTCGATGCTCGGGCACACCATGCAGGCCTCCGGCATGGCCGGGCTCATCAAGGCCGCCCTGGCCGTGCACGAGGGGTGCTGCCGCCGACGTTGCACCTGGA